One Acidobacteriaceae bacterium genomic region harbors:
- a CDS encoding Gfo/Idh/MocA family oxidoreductase translates to MQPIRFGILGFGYHAAFRLVPSFRNCQHATLVGFHRRDPAKAARDAAAHGLLAFPSPEALCSSPDIDAIFITSPDALHLADAQLAFAHKKPVLCEKPLTSNAADADTMLAGANAAGVLFGVAHHYRWAHAIQQIRSRVAAGEIGDPRTAHAEFNYAAQFSRRPWITDPTLAAGGPIGDVGVHCIDTLRFILDNTRAKSVSTIATQDAHSGAVEASASMQLEFANNVLASVNVSARAQYRTQIEIVGAEGVLIAENGMTVDHPVDVVLRRKGAHVNTNTVSNADAYTRMIDNFAQALRGEEQFLGPGTEGVHNQHILDAAFKSWHSGQRERVGEA, encoded by the coding sequence ATGCAACCCATTCGCTTCGGCATTCTCGGCTTTGGCTACCACGCCGCCTTCCGCCTTGTCCCTTCGTTCCGCAACTGCCAGCACGCCACGCTAGTCGGCTTCCATCGCCGCGACCCCGCCAAAGCGGCCCGCGATGCCGCCGCCCACGGCCTCCTCGCCTTCCCATCTCCTGAAGCCCTCTGCTCTTCGCCCGACATCGACGCCATCTTCATCACCAGCCCCGACGCCCTTCATCTCGCCGACGCGCAGCTCGCCTTCGCCCACAAAAAGCCCGTCCTCTGCGAAAAGCCGCTCACCTCCAACGCCGCCGATGCCGACACCATGCTCGCCGGTGCCAACGCCGCAGGCGTCCTCTTCGGAGTCGCGCACCACTACCGCTGGGCCCACGCCATCCAGCAGATCCGCTCCCGCGTCGCCGCCGGCGAGATCGGCGATCCCCGCACCGCGCACGCCGAGTTCAACTACGCCGCGCAATTTTCCCGTCGCCCCTGGATCACAGATCCCACCCTCGCCGCCGGCGGTCCCATCGGCGATGTCGGCGTCCACTGCATCGACACCCTCCGCTTCATCCTGGACAACACTCGCGCAAAGAGCGTCTCCACTATCGCCACACAGGACGCCCACTCCGGCGCCGTCGAAGCCTCGGCCTCCATGCAGTTGGAGTTCGCCAACAACGTCCTCGCCAGCGTCAACGTCTCCGCCCGCGCCCAGTACCGGACGCAGATCGAAATCGTCGGCGCCGAAGGCGTCCTCATCGCCGAAAACGGCATGACCGTCGACCACCCCGTCGATGTCGTCCTCCGCCGCAAAGGCGCCCACGTCAACACCAACACCGTCTCGAACGCAGACGCCTACACCCGCATGATCGACAACTTCGCCCAGGCCCTACGCGGCGAAGAACAATTCCTCGGCCCCGGCACCGAAGGTGTCCACAACCAGCACATCCTCGACGCCGCCTTCAAGAGCTGGCACTCCGGCCAACGCGAGCGCGTCGGAGAGGCATGA
- a CDS encoding GNAT family N-acetyltransferase, with the protein MTPTLQTTRLLLTPIRLEDAEQVQRIFPQWEIVQFLNAGVPWPFPPDGVLNHWRDRMLPAMQRGDEWNWTLRLKSAPDQIIGSITLSRGDDLNRGFWLAPEFHNRGIMTEAVIATNDFWFDTLGFTRLRVPKAVGNLASRRISEKTGMRLVAIEPDHAFVCGHLPAEIWELTADEWHAFRGRFVHTKDE; encoded by the coding sequence ATGACGCCCACCCTCCAAACCACCCGTCTCCTGCTCACACCCATTCGCCTCGAAGACGCCGAGCAGGTCCAGCGCATCTTCCCGCAATGGGAGATCGTGCAGTTCCTCAACGCCGGCGTCCCCTGGCCCTTCCCACCCGACGGCGTCCTCAACCACTGGCGCGACCGCATGCTCCCCGCCATGCAGCGCGGCGACGAATGGAACTGGACCCTCCGCCTAAAATCCGCACCAGACCAGATCATCGGCTCCATCACTCTCTCCCGCGGCGACGACCTCAACCGCGGTTTCTGGCTCGCCCCCGAATTTCACAACCGCGGCATCATGACTGAAGCCGTCATCGCCACCAACGACTTCTGGTTCGACACCCTCGGCTTCACCCGCCTCCGCGTCCCCAAAGCCGTCGGCAACCTCGCCTCGCGCCGCATTTCTGAGAAGACCGGCATGCGCCTCGTCGCCATCGAGCCCGACCACGCCTTCGTCTGCGGCCACCTCCCTGCAGAAATCTGGGAGCTCACCGCCGACGAATGGCATGCTTTCCGCGGTCGGTTCGTACACACAAAAGATGAATGA
- a CDS encoding helicase C-terminal domain-containing protein, protein MEVDRKTPVSEAAAEAKLPSLHDFFSPGGILARSSLAFEHRPGQYAMAKAIEQAFADRRHLIIEAGTGTGKTLAYLLPALRRARNEKQRIIISTGTKNLQEQLYFKDIPFLESVLADSGPLRVCYMKGRANYLCKQKLYALRDNPILSGLDDISQFHTILQWEHTTETGDRAEIDDLPESSALWHKLDARSEVCLGQTCPNWEPCFITQMRRKALESDLVIVNHHLFFADLSIKQQAAGAPDAGILPEAAAVIFDEAHELEDVASQYFGIALTNHRFDELARDTESMLRAKGASSAAIESSTATLRERSRLFFSSLPETTTTAQPGRMEFTDRADFLESHGDSYLGAVNALTRLEGELDRLRDVEEAAGLRKRAADIRAHLKFLLEATDPNTVFWIERRAASNLRNTARNSREPATNPGAPFMTTASSSSWVGSLNTHLQATPIDVSQLLAETLFANYSSVILTSATLTVADSEHKPSFEHLKKRLGIPFPKELIVPSHFDYAKQALLYLPQYLPPPRHPDFLPHAAEKIRRVLEITRGRAFCLFTSYSQMRELHDRLLCELPYPLLLQGTAPRHVLIQQFRETPNAVLFGTSSFWQGIDVQGEQLSCVIVDKLPFAVPSDPIMKARTDAITAAGGNAFNDLQIPQAVIALKQGFGRLIRSLTDRGVLMLLDSRIRTTRYGATFLGSLPPYRRTDDITDVERFFAS, encoded by the coding sequence ATCGAAGTCGACCGCAAGACCCCCGTCAGCGAAGCGGCCGCGGAGGCGAAGCTCCCATCCCTTCACGACTTCTTCTCCCCCGGCGGCATCCTCGCCCGGTCCTCCCTCGCCTTCGAGCACCGCCCCGGCCAATACGCCATGGCCAAGGCCATCGAGCAAGCCTTCGCCGACCGCCGCCATCTCATCATCGAAGCCGGCACAGGCACCGGCAAAACCCTCGCCTATCTTCTGCCCGCACTCCGCCGCGCCCGCAACGAGAAGCAGCGCATCATCATCTCCACCGGCACAAAAAATCTGCAGGAGCAGCTTTACTTCAAGGACATCCCGTTCCTCGAATCCGTCCTTGCCGACTCCGGCCCGCTCCGCGTCTGTTACATGAAGGGCCGCGCCAACTACCTCTGCAAGCAGAAGCTCTACGCCCTCCGCGACAACCCCATCCTCTCCGGCCTCGACGACATCTCGCAGTTCCACACCATCCTCCAGTGGGAGCACACCACCGAAACCGGCGACCGCGCCGAGATCGATGACCTCCCCGAATCCTCCGCGCTCTGGCACAAGCTCGACGCGCGCTCCGAGGTCTGTCTCGGCCAGACCTGCCCCAACTGGGAGCCCTGCTTCATCACCCAGATGCGCCGCAAGGCGCTCGAGTCCGACCTCGTCATCGTCAACCACCATCTCTTCTTCGCCGACCTCTCCATCAAGCAGCAGGCCGCCGGCGCCCCCGATGCCGGAATCCTCCCCGAAGCCGCCGCGGTCATCTTCGACGAAGCCCACGAACTCGAAGACGTCGCCTCACAGTACTTCGGCATCGCGCTCACCAACCACCGCTTCGATGAGCTCGCCCGCGACACCGAGTCCATGCTCCGCGCCAAAGGCGCCAGCTCCGCCGCCATCGAAAGCTCCACCGCCACCCTCCGCGAGCGCTCGCGCCTCTTCTTCTCTTCACTCCCCGAGACCACCACCACCGCCCAGCCCGGCCGCATGGAGTTCACCGACCGCGCCGACTTCCTGGAATCTCATGGCGACTCCTACCTCGGCGCCGTCAATGCACTCACACGCCTCGAAGGCGAACTCGACCGCCTCCGCGACGTCGAAGAAGCCGCGGGCCTCCGCAAGCGCGCCGCCGACATCCGCGCGCACCTCAAATTCCTCCTCGAAGCCACCGATCCGAACACCGTCTTCTGGATCGAGCGCCGCGCCGCCTCCAACCTCCGCAACACCGCCCGCAATTCTCGCGAGCCAGCCACAAATCCGGGTGCCCCATTCATGACGACGGCTTCTTCGTCGTCATGGGTTGGGTCTTTGAACACCCACCTCCAGGCCACACCCATCGACGTCTCCCAGCTCCTCGCCGAGACCCTCTTCGCCAACTACAGCTCCGTCATCCTCACCTCGGCCACCCTCACCGTCGCCGACTCCGAACACAAACCCTCCTTCGAGCACCTCAAGAAACGCCTCGGCATCCCATTCCCCAAAGAGCTCATCGTCCCCTCGCACTTCGACTACGCCAAACAAGCGCTCCTCTATCTCCCGCAATACCTCCCGCCGCCGCGCCACCCCGACTTCCTTCCGCACGCCGCGGAAAAAATCCGCCGCGTCCTCGAAATCACCCGCGGCCGCGCCTTCTGCCTCTTCACCAGCTACTCGCAGATGCGCGAGCTCCACGACCGCCTCCTCTGCGAGCTCCCTTACCCACTCCTGCTTCAAGGCACCGCCCCACGCCACGTCCTCATCCAGCAGTTCCGCGAAACCCCGAACGCCGTCCTCTTCGGCACGTCGTCGTTCTGGCAGGGAATTGATGTCCAGGGCGAGCAGCTCTCCTGCGTCATCGTCGACAAGCTTCCCTTCGCCGTCCCTTCCGACCCCATCATGAAGGCCCGCACCGACGCCATCACCGCCGCCGGCGGCAACGCCTTCAACGACCTCCAAATCCCTCAAGCCGTCATTGCACTCAAGCAGGGCTTCGGCCGCCTCATCCGCTCGCTCACCGACCGCGGCGTCCTCATGCTCCTCGACTCCCGCATCCGCACCACCCGCTACGGCGCCACCTTCCTCGGCTCGCTCCCACCCTACCGCCGCACCGACGACATCACAGACGTTGAACGCTTCTTCGCAAGCTGA